The Canis lupus dingo isolate Sandy chromosome 11, ASM325472v2, whole genome shotgun sequence genome includes a region encoding these proteins:
- the LOC112650083 gene encoding ATP synthase subunit f, mitochondrial-like, with amino-acid sequence MTSSVPVKEKKLMEVKLGELPGCILMRDFTPKGIAGTSQRVYYRYYNKYINVKKGGFAGISMVLAAYVLFNYCRPYKELKHERLRKYH; translated from the coding sequence ATGACGTCATCTGTACcagtgaaggaaaagaagctCATGGAGGTGAAACTAGGAGAGCTGCCAGGCTGCATACTGATGCGGGATTTCACCCCTAAGGGCATTGCTGGAACATCTCAAAGAGTTTACTACCGGTATTACAACAAGTATATCAATGTGAAGAAAGGGGGCTTTGCTGGGATTTCTATGGTGCTGGCTGCTTACGTGCTTTTCAACTACTGTCGTCCTTACAAGGAGCTCAAACATGAACGGCTACGCAAGTACCACTGA